A window of Acetonema longum DSM 6540 contains these coding sequences:
- a CDS encoding indolepyruvate ferredoxin oxidoreductase subunit alpha, with amino-acid sequence MATINQEKCIGCKICQTYCTVDAIMADGKKCYIDQDRCTECYVCLRQKVCPKGAIEPIELNNFYKQFQHVMSDPVENHGVTGVTGRGTEEVKTNDVSGRVIKGEVGICIDMGRPGMGVYLRDAEKVAMACAKAGVKLANSDHTPLAALMPDLTTGKLVDECHNYHLLSVIVEGKCPEATLPDVLKALKQVEKEIDTVFSLGLIIRVDENGHTPTLDCLEDLGINYPHRGKVNVGLGRPLSLA; translated from the coding sequence ATGGCCACTATTAATCAGGAAAAATGCATCGGATGTAAAATCTGCCAGACCTACTGTACAGTAGATGCTATTATGGCCGATGGCAAGAAATGCTATATCGATCAAGACCGATGCACCGAATGTTATGTTTGTCTAAGGCAGAAAGTGTGTCCCAAAGGCGCTATTGAGCCAATTGAGTTAAATAATTTCTACAAACAATTCCAACATGTAATGAGTGATCCGGTTGAGAATCACGGAGTAACCGGCGTTACCGGCAGAGGAACAGAAGAAGTTAAAACTAACGATGTTTCGGGTAGGGTAATAAAAGGTGAAGTAGGCATCTGCATTGATATGGGACGCCCTGGCATGGGGGTTTACCTGCGCGATGCTGAAAAAGTGGCCATGGCCTGCGCCAAAGCCGGCGTAAAACTGGCTAATTCCGATCATACTCCGCTGGCGGCGCTTATGCCGGACTTAACCACTGGTAAATTGGTTGACGAATGTCATAATTATCATCTTCTTTCTGTAATTGTGGAGGGGAAGTGTCCCGAGGCAACCCTGCCTGACGTTTTAAAGGCCCTGAAGCAAGTTGAAAAAGAGATTGATACAGTGTTCTCACTGGGCCTCATTATTCGGGTGGACGAAAATGGACATACGCCGACGCTGGATTGTTTAGAGGATCTTGGAATTAATTACCCTCATCGCGGAAAAGTCAACGTAGGCTTGGGAAGACCCTTATCTCTTGCAT